The following coding sequences are from one Chloracidobacterium sp. window:
- a CDS encoding SPFH/Band 7/PHB domain protein — MELFGLGAVFLVFLGIALLTVAWKTIKIVPQSSVLLIERLGRFHRVANSGLNIIVPFFEAPRAVYWSGTRPGTTFIDLREQFIDMPPQPVITRDNVTINVDSVVYWQITEPMKSVYEVADLVGAIVQLTITGMRSVMGDMDLDHTLSNRDQINGKLRLILDEATDKWGVKVTRVDVKNINPPEDVRITMEKQMTAERNRRALILQAEGDKQAAITRAEGEKQAAVTRSEGNKQSAILDAEGAAQARLVSSTAEAQAIAQIAGAIGDRRQTAQYLITSRYVDSMRDMARTQNSKVIFMPMETSGVLASVGAFKEIFAATGETPELPKAPRGPRELEK; from the coding sequence ATGGAACTATTTGGTTTAGGTGCGGTATTTCTTGTATTTTTAGGCATTGCCCTTCTGACAGTTGCGTGGAAAACGATAAAGATCGTCCCACAGTCAAGTGTATTGCTCATCGAGCGTCTCGGCCGATTTCATCGGGTCGCTAACAGTGGACTGAATATCATAGTTCCATTTTTCGAAGCACCGCGAGCGGTCTATTGGTCGGGCACACGGCCCGGCACGACGTTCATCGACCTCCGCGAACAGTTTATCGATATGCCGCCGCAACCCGTCATCACGCGTGACAACGTGACGATCAATGTGGATTCGGTCGTTTATTGGCAGATCACCGAACCGATGAAATCGGTTTACGAGGTCGCTGATCTCGTTGGTGCGATCGTCCAGCTGACAATTACCGGAATGCGTTCAGTGATGGGCGATATGGACCTCGACCACACTCTCTCAAACCGCGACCAGATCAACGGCAAACTCAGACTGATTTTGGATGAAGCGACAGATAAATGGGGCGTCAAAGTCACGCGAGTCGACGTCAAGAATATTAATCCACCGGAAGACGTTCGGATCACGATGGAAAAGCAGATGACCGCCGAGAGAAATCGTCGTGCATTGATCCTACAAGCCGAGGGCGACAAGCAGGCCGCTATCACTCGTGCCGAGGGCGAAAAGCAAGCAGCGGTAACTCGCTCGGAAGGCAACAAGCAGTCCGCGATCCTGGACGCCGAGGGCGCCGCACAGGCAAGGCTTGTTTCGTCGACCGCAGAAGCTCAGGCGATCGCACAGATCGCAGGAGCGATCGGTGACCGACGCCAGACGGCTCAATACCTGATCACTTCGCGATATGTCGATTCAATGCGCGACATGGCTCGAACACAAAACTCGAAAGTGATCTTTATGCCGATGGAAACTTCAGGCGTGCTTGCGAGTGTCGGTGCCTTTAAGGAAATATTTGCCGCGACCGGTGAGACTCCGGAATTGCCCAAAGCACCGCGCGGCCCACGTGAATTGGAGAAATAG
- a CDS encoding threonine ammonia-lyase: MTVKLSDIEAARATLNGIINSTPILADEQLSAEIGATASLKAECLQRAGSFKIRGAYNRMSSLTDEEKKRGVIAASAGNHAQGVALAAKLLGISATIVVPEFAPLTKILATRSYGAEVLLMGSSFDEAVANSRRLQEEHGYIYVHAFDDEKVIAGQGTIGLEIAEGAPETTVVVVPIGGGGIISGIAIAVKALLPNVRVIGVQAENVGAVRQSLQAGKPVTFDARPTIADGIAVKRPGELTLPLIKEYVDDVVEVTEEEIARGIYHCVSNSRLVVEGAGAAGVAALLAGKIKVTADDHVCAVLCGGNIDGNLLARILEQVLVRKGRYVIFRVLVIDRPGMLAALLNNVAETGANVVEVYHQRAIWLAPLGTVGIEMILEVRDESHARDVQESLCKKGYQLDRQGQGDWAEQ, encoded by the coding sequence ATGACGGTCAAACTAAGCGATATTGAAGCCGCCCGAGCAACGCTCAACGGCATTATTAATTCCACACCGATCCTTGCCGATGAACAACTTTCGGCAGAGATCGGTGCAACCGCATCTCTCAAGGCCGAATGTTTGCAGCGGGCAGGTTCATTCAAGATCCGCGGGGCGTATAATCGCATGTCGAGCCTTACCGATGAAGAGAAGAAGCGCGGCGTCATCGCTGCATCGGCGGGCAATCACGCTCAGGGCGTCGCGCTTGCAGCTAAGCTCCTCGGCATCTCGGCGACGATCGTCGTGCCCGAGTTTGCCCCTCTGACCAAGATTCTCGCAACGCGATCATACGGGGCCGAAGTTCTGCTGATGGGTTCGAGCTTTGACGAGGCTGTCGCAAATTCACGCCGTCTGCAGGAAGAGCACGGCTATATTTATGTCCACGCGTTCGATGATGAAAAGGTCATAGCGGGGCAGGGAACTATCGGACTCGAGATCGCCGAAGGTGCTCCGGAAACGACGGTTGTTGTAGTGCCGATCGGCGGCGGCGGCATAATTTCCGGGATCGCTATCGCAGTCAAGGCTCTTCTGCCTAATGTGCGTGTCATCGGCGTCCAGGCAGAAAATGTAGGAGCGGTTCGGCAATCGCTTCAGGCGGGCAAACCGGTCACCTTTGATGCTCGGCCCACGATAGCGGACGGAATTGCAGTTAAACGTCCGGGTGAATTGACCTTGCCGCTGATCAAGGAATACGTTGATGACGTGGTCGAAGTCACCGAAGAGGAGATCGCACGCGGCATTTATCATTGCGTGTCGAATAGTCGGCTCGTCGTCGAAGGTGCCGGCGCCGCCGGAGTCGCCGCTCTGCTCGCCGGAAAGATAAAAGTTACAGCTGACGATCACGTTTGCGCCGTTCTCTGCGGCGGAAATATCGACGGTAATCTGCTCGCGCGCATTCTGGAGCAGGTCCTTGTTCGAAAAGGCCGATATGTCATTTTCCGCGTGTTGGTCATCGACCGCCCGGGAATGCTTGCCGCCCTACTCAATAATGTTGCGGAGACCGGTGCGAATGTTGTGGAGGTCTATCATCAGAGGGCGATATGGCTCGCTCCGCTTGGTACGGTCGGTATCGAGATGATCCTCGAAGTTCGAGATGAGAGCCACGCTCGCGACGTGCAGGAATCACTTTGTAAAAAGGGCTACCAACTTGACCGCCAAGGTCAGGGAGATTGGGCCGAACAATAA
- a CDS encoding transglycosylase SLT domain-containing protein produces the protein MKKLFAAFIFAICLCFSVSTQTSTDSSLRGITALDEKDRDENGKLMTLPAAEHITRGFVYLDNRHFPEAQAHFQRFLDVYPNDALLPRALFGMGRSLMWERKYISAIPFFGRVSAEFPATKDGRESLAFMGACHVRLGKNEEAAKIYDRYTSMYPTGERIDSAYLNIIDALREAGKYTDANEWVEKAKMRFENTPTAINAMQARVRMEISRKNWMDAIVAADELLKVKSFSGSMATDGEIKYLKALALESSGKRSEAMTVYASIPDVNGSYFGGLASDKLNTGNRVKRISQVSSTASKDFPVMFRSELMQYSKPKGIDPRFLLAIMKQESSFRPNAKSPAAALGLLQLVFDTAKKYNERAGIPVITPDDLYRPSVNIAIGTEYVVELNEMFGGMYEAIAASYNGGEDNAARWLSRTNPKEAGVFTSEIGFAETKNYVFKVMTNYRVYKALYDENLVRRN, from the coding sequence ATGAAAAAACTCTTTGCCGCGTTCATATTTGCAATATGTCTTTGCTTTTCAGTTTCGACTCAAACTTCCACTGACTCATCACTGAGGGGTATTACAGCCCTGGATGAAAAGGATCGCGACGAAAACGGCAAGCTGATGACGCTGCCGGCGGCCGAACACATCACACGTGGATTCGTTTACCTCGACAATCGGCACTTCCCTGAAGCTCAGGCTCACTTTCAGCGTTTTCTGGACGTTTACCCGAATGATGCTCTATTACCCCGTGCATTGTTCGGTATGGGCAGATCTCTGATGTGGGAACGTAAATATATCAGTGCAATACCGTTTTTCGGCCGCGTGTCTGCCGAATTTCCCGCTACGAAGGACGGCCGCGAATCGCTCGCATTTATGGGAGCCTGCCACGTTCGTCTCGGGAAAAACGAAGAAGCAGCAAAGATCTACGATCGATATACGTCTATGTATCCGACCGGTGAACGGATTGATTCGGCGTATTTGAACATCATAGACGCCCTGCGCGAGGCCGGAAAATATACGGATGCGAACGAATGGGTCGAAAAAGCAAAGATGCGCTTCGAAAATACGCCGACCGCTATCAACGCAATGCAGGCACGAGTGAGAATGGAGATCTCTCGCAAAAACTGGATGGATGCCATTGTCGCCGCCGACGAACTATTGAAAGTAAAGTCTTTCAGCGGTTCGATGGCAACCGATGGTGAGATCAAGTATCTGAAAGCCCTCGCTCTCGAAAGCTCCGGCAAGCGCTCGGAGGCAATGACGGTATATGCGTCGATACCGGACGTTAACGGCTCATATTTCGGCGGACTGGCTTCAGATAAATTGAACACAGGAAACCGGGTCAAGCGGATATCACAGGTGTCATCGACCGCGTCCAAAGACTTTCCGGTGATGTTTCGTAGTGAGCTAATGCAGTACTCCAAGCCGAAGGGTATCGATCCGCGTTTTCTGTTGGCGATAATGAAACAAGAAAGCAGTTTCCGCCCAAATGCAAAATCACCTGCGGCGGCACTAGGGTTGCTCCAACTAGTATTTGACACTGCCAAAAAATATAATGAGCGGGCGGGCATTCCGGTTATTACGCCCGACGATCTCTACCGCCCATCGGTAAACATAGCGATCGGCACCGAGTACGTCGTCGAATTAAATGAGATGTTTGGCGGAATGTACGAGGCCATTGCCGCGAGTTACAACGGCGGAGAGGACAATGCTGCTCGCTGGCTAAGCCGGACTAACCCTAAAGAGGCCGGCGTTTTCACCTCCGAGATCGGATTTGCCGAAACCAAGAACTATGTTTTCAAGGTGATGACAAACTATCGCGTTTATAAAGCCCTCTATGACGAGAACCTTGTGAGACGGAATTAA
- a CDS encoding sugar phosphate isomerase/epimerase: MKIALNGATTMHADLVTDIKAAHAAGFDLIELWKSKLLDYLQDNSVHDLIRLLEESSLEPWSINSIEHITFRTPEDYSAIKDECEKLAAIAGELNCPYIVVVPGKLPDGATKQGIIDESVKVLNELGDIAQHHGVGLAFEFLGQTDCSVQTLDLAKEIIEIIDRPNIGVVIDTFHFYVGNSTFEAIDTLDPENLFIFHINDAEDLPKEQLTDAQRLYPGMGILPIAEIKERFDRIGYNRMVSIEIFRPEYWAQDPFDVARRAKAATEEVLGLGQYAAGGSW, encoded by the coding sequence ATGAAAATTGCACTTAACGGCGCGACCACGATGCACGCCGACCTGGTAACTGACATTAAAGCCGCACACGCAGCGGGATTCGATCTGATCGAATTGTGGAAATCGAAATTGCTTGATTACCTTCAGGACAATTCCGTTCACGACCTGATCCGTCTGCTTGAAGAATCCTCGCTTGAGCCGTGGTCGATCAATTCGATCGAGCACATTACATTCCGGACGCCGGAAGATTATTCAGCGATAAAGGATGAGTGCGAGAAGCTCGCCGCGATCGCCGGTGAGTTAAATTGCCCTTACATCGTCGTAGTCCCGGGCAAACTCCCGGACGGTGCCACCAAACAGGGTATAATCGACGAATCGGTGAAAGTACTCAATGAACTTGGAGACATTGCACAGCACCACGGGGTTGGCCTCGCCTTTGAGTTTCTGGGGCAAACCGATTGCAGCGTCCAGACGCTGGACCTTGCAAAGGAAATAATCGAGATCATTGACCGACCGAATATCGGCGTAGTGATCGACACCTTTCACTTCTACGTGGGGAATTCCACGTTCGAGGCGATCGACACTTTAGACCCCGAGAATCTATTTATATTCCATATAAATGACGCCGAGGATCTGCCGAAGGAGCAACTCACGGACGCTCAAAGACTCTATCCCGGGATGGGGATACTGCCGATCGCTGAGATCAAGGAGCGGTTTGATCGGATCGGGTATAACCGAATGGTCAGCATCGAGATCTTTCGGCCGGAATACTGGGCACAAGATCCGTTCGATGTCGCTCGACGAGCAAAAGCCGCGACTGAGGAAGTATTGGGACTCGGCCAGTATGCGGCCGGCGGAAGTTGGTAG
- a CDS encoding Gfo/Idh/MocA family oxidoreductase has product MDKVRIGIIGTGFIGNVHGRIFAREEQAVISALYDIVPERSDKTARSIGGKVCTSQDELLDNCDAVLVCTPNRTHIDIASAAVAAGKHVFCEKPFSIGIPDARKLLEIADGGRGVFQVGHNRRYAPVYAKLKEFIGQDKAHSAHIKMNRGELKNPVWTGDVNVTGGFLYETTIHLFDMMRFQFGEIDELIAYGSQHEYPELDEFSIIFKFKSGFHCTFASSSDASWHFPFERIEVFCHHRTIMTEEMERILDSRGMDANFETITFHMTEKEERWGYVQEDRAFIDAIINGTPPPVTAFDGFKSVELVESVYASIRSGERVRF; this is encoded by the coding sequence ATGGACAAGGTAAGGATCGGAATAATCGGTACGGGATTTATCGGCAACGTTCACGGGCGGATATTTGCACGGGAGGAGCAGGCTGTAATATCAGCGTTGTACGACATTGTGCCCGAACGATCAGATAAAACGGCCCGCTCGATCGGCGGTAAGGTCTGTACATCGCAAGACGAGCTTTTGGACAACTGCGATGCAGTGCTGGTGTGTACGCCTAACCGCACGCATATCGATATCGCGTCGGCCGCGGTCGCCGCCGGGAAACACGTATTTTGTGAAAAGCCCTTCTCGATCGGAATCCCGGATGCACGCAAATTGCTTGAGATCGCCGACGGCGGTCGCGGCGTATTTCAGGTTGGGCATAATCGCAGATATGCTCCGGTGTACGCCAAGCTAAAAGAATTTATCGGACAGGATAAGGCTCATTCGGCCCACATCAAAATGAACCGCGGCGAGCTCAAGAATCCGGTGTGGACCGGCGACGTTAACGTGACCGGCGGATTTTTGTACGAAACGACCATTCACCTGTTCGATATGATGAGGTTTCAGTTTGGTGAGATCGATGAACTGATCGCCTACGGGTCGCAGCACGAATACCCGGAACTCGATGAATTCTCGATCATTTTTAAGTTCAAGAGCGGATTTCACTGTACCTTCGCATCGTCATCGGATGCGAGTTGGCACTTTCCATTTGAGCGGATCGAGGTATTTTGTCATCATCGGACTATAATGACCGAGGAAATGGAACGGATACTCGATTCACGCGGAATGGATGCTAATTTTGAGACGATCACGTTTCATATGACCGAGAAAGAAGAGCGGTGGGGCTACGTCCAGGAAGATCGGGCGTTTATCGACGCTATTATTAATGGCACGCCGCCGCCGGTTACGGCGTTCGACGGGTTTAAGTCAGTCGAACTTGTCGAGTCTGTTTATGCATCCATTCGGTCCGGTGAACGTGTCCGATTTTAG
- a CDS encoding LITAF-like zinc ribbon domain-containing protein encodes MIKCGNCGNLNSPESYFCRFCGSKFGVQPPIPQQKATQSEPFDYAAPRPYAWKTDEFSTSNEARKTIDSTAPIAPLGATAPMGGYRPQTLMHQGGQQFGQPYRCPHCMSQFVPRVERRISTAGWITFAVLLVFFFPLFWIGLLIKEDVRICPGCNMKIG; translated from the coding sequence ATGATCAAGTGCGGAAATTGTGGAAATCTGAATAGCCCGGAAAGTTACTTTTGTCGGTTTTGCGGTTCTAAATTTGGTGTCCAACCGCCGATTCCACAGCAGAAGGCAACGCAATCCGAACCCTTCGACTACGCCGCACCCCGGCCTTACGCGTGGAAGACAGACGAGTTTAGCACCTCGAACGAAGCTCGAAAAACGATCGATAGCACCGCGCCGATCGCTCCACTTGGAGCTACAGCTCCGATGGGTGGCTATCGACCGCAGACACTTATGCATCAGGGTGGCCAGCAGTTTGGCCAACCATACCGCTGCCCGCACTGTATGAGTCAATTTGTGCCAAGGGTCGAGCGCCGCATTTCCACCGCCGGATGGATCACGTTTGCCGTCTTACTTGTATTCTTTTTTCCGCTTTTTTGGATCGGTCTGTTGATCAAGGAAGATGTCAGGATCTGTCCGGGCTGCAATATGAAGATCGGCTAA
- a CDS encoding cell division protein ZapA — protein MSEEKSLRVEIYNQTYSIRSDGDNQYIHNLADYVDTKMRDISSGTLTVDSLKVAILAALHIADEYHQLLGAQSQMDSQLGIRSSECSEMLDRILKHREPIPLDFEPQQQ, from the coding sequence ATGAGCGAAGAAAAATCGCTTCGGGTCGAGATCTATAACCAGACTTATAGTATTCGCTCCGACGGCGACAACCAATATATCCATAATCTAGCTGATTATGTGGATACCAAGATGCGCGATATTTCGTCGGGCACGCTGACTGTTGACTCATTAAAGGTCGCGATCCTGGCCGCATTGCATATTGCCGACGAGTACCATCAACTGCTCGGTGCACAGTCGCAGATGGACTCACAGTTGGGTATCCGGAGCTCGGAATGCAGCGAGATGCTTGACCGTATCCTCAAACACCGCGAACCGATCCCGCTAGATTTCGAGCCTCAGCAACAATGA
- a CDS encoding phenylalanine--tRNA ligase subunit beta, translated as MNISYNWLKDLIDIELPAAEVAEQLTRVGLAVEGIHPFGDDFVLDIDLTSNRPDCLSHLGVARELSVYTGKPVKIGRGDVRYDVPMPAVLAGDIVRIEAPELCHRFTARIIRNVKIGPSPQWLVDRLEAIDERSINNVADITNYVMHEMGQPMHSFDLDKLSGGRIVVRNAALSETITTLDEVERKLDDSMLMICDAEKPAAIGGIMGGLGSSITDATVNVLLEVAFFKRENIRSTSRKLNLATEASYRFERGVDIENLICASDRATQFICELAGGTADDLIDIYPTVHRSVRVIAKDIAAKVRRLTGLDVDADESDRILGSLGISVEVSDEGVKSYLSPSWRHDVVIEEDLVEEVARHVGYENIGAELPPAYGAGEYQRNEPREKRLRQTLVDRGFDEAISYSFIDTRFDEMIETVPGLMVQDADTRFVTLNDSVIEGSVRMRHSILPGLLDAVRLNINYQRRDIRLFEIGKAFAAGRDGEPPNEQELFALVVTGGDVMQDRAMTIRELDFYDAKGAVEAAMDAVGVNGLTFTSADLKHLRRGQSASIAVCGQIVGSVGRLSDDIAAGYKFKQPIYVAEINLQMVLDRSVKNPIYRPLPKFPGITRDVSLIADRDIEYASMRDAIAGQNAELIRSVDFVDVYEGKGMAENERSVTIRIEYRSDDRTLVDSEIDGLHLQVLSELERKTGARPRF; from the coding sequence ATGAACATCAGCTATAACTGGTTAAAAGATCTTATAGATATAGAATTGCCGGCGGCGGAAGTTGCGGAGCAATTGACGCGCGTTGGTCTAGCCGTTGAAGGCATTCATCCTTTCGGTGACGATTTTGTGTTAGACATAGATCTGACATCAAATCGCCCTGATTGCCTCTCACATCTCGGCGTTGCCCGCGAATTATCCGTTTACACCGGAAAGCCGGTCAAGATCGGCCGCGGGGATGTTAGATACGACGTTCCGATGCCCGCGGTGCTTGCAGGCGACATTGTCCGAATCGAAGCCCCGGAACTTTGTCATCGCTTTACGGCCAGAATCATCCGAAACGTAAAGATCGGCCCGTCGCCGCAATGGTTAGTCGACCGCCTTGAGGCGATCGACGAGCGTTCGATCAATAATGTTGCTGACATCACCAATTATGTTATGCACGAGATGGGGCAGCCAATGCATTCCTTCGACCTCGATAAGTTGAGCGGTGGACGGATCGTGGTGCGCAATGCGGCATTGAGCGAGACGATCACGACCCTTGATGAAGTTGAGCGAAAGCTGGACGATTCAATGCTTATGATCTGCGACGCGGAAAAACCGGCGGCGATCGGCGGCATTATGGGCGGACTTGGTTCGAGCATCACCGACGCTACTGTTAATGTTTTGCTTGAGGTCGCGTTCTTCAAACGCGAGAATATCCGCTCGACGTCACGTAAGCTAAACCTGGCAACCGAAGCAAGTTACAGGTTCGAGCGTGGTGTCGATATCGAAAATCTAATTTGTGCATCCGATCGGGCTACCCAATTTATTTGTGAATTGGCCGGAGGTACCGCTGATGACCTGATCGACATCTACCCGACAGTTCACCGTTCCGTACGCGTGATCGCAAAGGATATTGCGGCTAAGGTACGCCGACTAACAGGTCTGGACGTGGACGCGGATGAATCTGACCGGATCCTCGGCTCGCTCGGCATCAGCGTCGAAGTTTCCGATGAGGGCGTGAAGTCGTACCTTTCACCATCGTGGCGGCACGACGTCGTGATCGAAGAAGACCTTGTCGAGGAAGTCGCACGGCACGTCGGTTACGAAAATATCGGTGCGGAATTGCCACCCGCATACGGTGCCGGCGAGTATCAACGCAACGAACCGCGTGAGAAGCGGTTGCGTCAAACGCTTGTCGACCGCGGATTTGACGAGGCGATCTCGTATAGCTTTATCGATACGCGTTTTGACGAGATGATCGAAACCGTTCCGGGACTTATGGTGCAGGATGCCGATACGCGATTTGTCACTCTTAATGACTCTGTCATCGAGGGCTCTGTCAGAATGCGGCATTCGATCTTGCCGGGCCTTTTGGATGCAGTACGCCTAAATATCAATTACCAACGCCGCGACATCAGACTTTTTGAGATCGGTAAAGCGTTTGCGGCGGGCAGAGATGGCGAGCCGCCCAACGAGCAGGAACTATTCGCGTTGGTTGTTACCGGCGGAGACGTTATGCAAGACCGAGCAATGACGATCCGCGAACTAGACTTTTACGACGCCAAAGGTGCGGTCGAGGCCGCAATGGACGCTGTTGGCGTTAATGGCTTGACCTTTACCTCGGCGGATCTGAAACATCTTCGGCGCGGACAGTCGGCGTCGATTGCAGTGTGCGGTCAGATCGTCGGTTCAGTTGGACGATTGAGCGATGACATCGCGGCGGGATATAAGTTCAAGCAGCCCATATATGTCGCAGAGATCAACTTGCAGATGGTTTTGGATCGATCTGTAAAAAATCCGATATATCGTCCGCTACCCAAATTTCCGGGTATAACGCGTGACGTTTCATTGATCGCCGATCGCGATATCGAGTATGCGTCGATGCGAGATGCGATAGCCGGGCAGAATGCGGAGCTTATTAGGTCTGTAGATTTTGTCGATGTTTACGAAGGTAAAGGGATGGCTGAAAACGAGCGTTCGGTGACTATCCGCATCGAATATCGAAGCGACGACCGGACGCTGGTAGATTCCGAGATCGACGGCCTGCATTTGCAGGTTTTATCCGAACTCGAACGAAAAACCGGTGCAAGACCCCGGTTTTAG
- the pheS gene encoding phenylalanine--tRNA ligase subunit alpha, with translation MSEVREKVDEVKNAFFDEFERFRELDLSSASLASGEELSRDLAELKIRHTGKKSAIAGTMKLIGQVAPEERGAFGQMVQSVEKEIVSSIEAAETTLNEFIVNARIERERLDVTLPGRRPRTGHLHLITILREKIEDIFVSMGYAIEDDREIETDYYNFDALNIPEGHPARESQDTFYTTQGFALRSQTSTVQIRAMERRGVPIRIIAPGKVFRRDTPDMTHVPMFHQIEGLCVDKGITMAHLKGTVTEWLQRLFGDDTVTRFRPSYFPFTEPSAEFDFSCFKCHGTGKFGNDRCRPCKGSGWIELGGSGMVHPNVLKAVGVDPEVYSGFAFGFGLERMCSMMYSLDDIRLMFDNDVRFLEQFR, from the coding sequence ATGTCTGAAGTAAGAGAAAAGGTCGATGAGGTCAAAAATGCCTTCTTCGATGAATTTGAACGCTTTCGCGAACTGGATCTGAGCAGCGCGTCATTGGCTTCGGGCGAGGAGCTTTCACGCGATCTGGCGGAATTAAAGATTCGCCATACCGGAAAGAAATCGGCGATCGCCGGCACAATGAAATTGATCGGTCAGGTTGCACCTGAAGAACGCGGAGCGTTCGGTCAAATGGTGCAGTCGGTCGAAAAGGAAATTGTTTCGTCGATCGAAGCGGCCGAAACCACACTAAACGAATTCATCGTTAACGCACGGATCGAGCGTGAGCGACTGGACGTAACGCTACCCGGCCGTCGGCCACGCACCGGGCATTTGCACCTGATAACGATCCTGAGAGAAAAGATCGAAGATATTTTTGTTTCGATGGGCTATGCGATCGAAGATGATCGCGAGATCGAGACCGACTATTACAATTTCGACGCCTTGAATATACCCGAAGGCCATCCGGCACGGGAATCACAGGATACGTTCTACACGACGCAGGGCTTTGCTCTACGGTCGCAAACATCGACGGTTCAGATCCGGGCAATGGAACGCCGCGGCGTACCGATCCGCATCATTGCACCGGGTAAGGTCTTTCGCCGCGACACGCCGGATATGACGCACGTGCCGATGTTTCATCAGATCGAAGGCCTCTGCGTCGACAAAGGCATCACGATGGCACATTTGAAAGGCACCGTTACCGAATGGCTCCAACGCCTCTTTGGTGACGATACCGTCACACGATTTCGGCCGTCGTACTTCCCCTTCACCGAACCGTCGGCAGAATTCGATTTTTCGTGTTTTAAGTGTCACGGCACCGGCAAATTTGGAAATGACCGCTGCCGTCCGTGCAAAGGTTCGGGCTGGATCGAACTCGGCGGCTCCGGGATGGTCCATCCGAACGTCCTCAAAGCCGTCGGCGTAGACCCTGAAGTGTATTCGGGTTTCGCATTCGGTTTCGGCCTCGAGCGGATGTGCTCAATGATGTACTCGCTAGACGACATACGACTGATGTTCGACAACGATGTGAGATTCTTGGAGCAATTTAGATGA
- the tdh gene encoding L-threonine 3-dehydrogenase, which produces MKAIVKSKAEVGLWLEDVPEPTFGINDVLIKMKRTGICGTDVHIWNWDAWAQSTIKVPTILGHELVGEIVEVGSNVNDFYVGDIVSVEGHLVCGRCRNCLAGRRYKCANTLGYGVNTDGGFAEYMAVPYTNIWKHSKDIDLDVAAIFDPFGNAVHTALAFEVFGEDVLITGAGPIGIMAAAVAKHAGARHVVITDVNPKRLELAKKFDVTLAVDVRETSIADVQKELGMKEGFDVGMEMSGNPQAFRDMLANMTHGGNIAFLGIPSEEFSINWKTVIFNMLTVKGIYGREMYETWYQMSVLLESGLDIKPVITHRFDYSEFEKGFEVMREGNSGKVILDWSKI; this is translated from the coding sequence ATGAAAGCGATCGTTAAGAGTAAGGCGGAGGTCGGGCTTTGGCTGGAGGATGTTCCGGAACCAACGTTCGGCATAAATGATGTATTGATCAAGATGAAACGCACGGGCATTTGCGGCACCGATGTCCATATTTGGAATTGGGACGCGTGGGCTCAGAGCACGATCAAAGTCCCGACGATACTCGGACACGAACTTGTCGGCGAGATCGTCGAGGTTGGTTCAAATGTAAATGATTTCTACGTCGGCGACATCGTCAGCGTCGAAGGCCACCTTGTCTGCGGACGCTGCCGCAACTGTCTTGCAGGCCGTCGCTATAAGTGTGCAAATACGCTCGGATACGGTGTCAATACTGACGGCGGATTTGCTGAGTATATGGCCGTTCCGTACACCAATATCTGGAAACACAGCAAGGACATTGACCTTGATGTCGCAGCGATATTCGATCCATTTGGAAACGCGGTACATACTGCACTTGCATTTGAGGTCTTTGGCGAAGACGTACTTATTACAGGTGCGGGACCGATCGGCATTATGGCGGCGGCGGTCGCGAAGCACGCCGGTGCACGCCACGTGGTGATAACGGACGTGAATCCGAAACGCCTCGAACTCGCCAAGAAGTTTGACGTGACACTCGCTGTTGACGTCCGGGAAACTTCGATCGCTGACGTTCAGAAGGAACTCGGAATGAAAGAGGGTTTTGACGTCGGGATGGAGATGTCCGGTAATCCGCAAGCGTTTCGCGATATGCTCGCAAATATGACGCACGGCGGTAATATCGCTTTCCTCGGTATCCCATCCGAAGAGTTTTCGATCAACTGGAAGACCGTCATCTTTAATATGCTTACGGTCAAAGGCATATATGGCCGCGAGATGTACGAGACGTGGTATCAAATGAGCGTACTGCTGGAGTCAGGCCTCGATATCAAACCCGTGATCACGCATCGTTTCGACTATAGCGAATTTGAAAAGGGTTTTGAGGTAATGCGTGAGGGAAATAGCGGTAAGGTAATTCTCGACTGGAGCAAGATTTAA